From the Motacilla alba alba isolate MOTALB_02 chromosome 1, Motacilla_alba_V1.0_pri, whole genome shotgun sequence genome, the window CCTATGGATATTGTGGTCATTAGTGCCAGGAGAAAAATAACTATCCCAAAAGTTGCCGCAGGCATCCCTAGGGACTTACCCTTCTAGGTCTCCCAGCCGAGTCCTTCGTTTCTGCCCCTGCATGGAGGCTGAGCAAGACCGTATCTTGCAGATGTTTCCATTGAAATGCCAGAGGAGCTGGATATCTCTGCActgcagggaacagggctgcaggaaggagaagaagaaatgcCAGACATCGCACCCCCACTGGTGACACCAGATGAGCCCAAAGGTAGCCTGGGGTTCTATGGCAACGAGGACGACGACTCCTTCTGCTCCCCTCACTTCTCCTCTCCGACATGTTAGTGattctcctcctctcttcctgaTGCCTGACTCATTTCCTTGCTCTCCTTGCCTTGTGTCCCATGCTAGCAGTTTCCCACTTGCTCAGACTTTCCCTGTCCTCTTGTCAGCGATTGCCAGCTGCCTCCCTTGCATGCCTGTTATGCAAGGGTGTTATGCAAGGGGGTTTGTTGATTCCTGTTCTGTGCAAGATAGGGTGGCATGTCCGGTGCATTtagaggaggcagagctgggatttatACAGGATTTAATTGGTAGGGgtatttaattttcacaaaCCACAGTGGGAGGTCAGGTTCAGAGCCTAGAGAAGAGCCAGTGCTCCCGAGTTCGTGGGTTGAATCATTTTGCCTGTATGTGAGACTGCTCTTCTGGAGAAGAAAGGTGGCTGAGAAAAGCCAAGAGATGGAACTTGGTGTGAAATAAAGCTAGGAAGTGGTGGCTTCGGAGGCTGCGTGACACAAGATGACAtggagccagcagggatgggtgggagtGGGCGGCTCTAACTTCTGTCTCCCCACAGCACCCATGCTGGATGAGTCGGTGATTATCCAGCTAGTGGAAATGGGCTTTCCCATGGACGCCTGCCGTAAAGCCGTGTATTACACAGGGAATAGCGGGGTTGAGGCGGCCATGAACTGGGTCATGTCACATATGGATGATCCAGGTATGAGGCCATGGCTGTGGTGAAGCTTACTGCTTCTGGGCTGTTCTTGTGTCCTACTACCCCAGTGGAAAACTGAAGTAGTTTGGACTTGGGCTGTACACTCTTGGAGAGATCTGATTACTCTGAGCTGTGTTGTGTTTCCTGCTGCAGACTTTGCTAACCCGTTAGTTCTTCCTGGATCCAGTGGGCCAGGGTCAACTATTGCCTGCCCAGACCCTCCTTCAGAAGACAGTGTGGCCACCATTGTCTCCATGGGCTTCTCCCGGGACCAGGCAATGAAAGCGCTTAGAGCCACGGTGAGAGGCACGGGTGACCTCAGAGTGCAAGGATTTTCTCAGGAACAGGAATTCTCAAGTTCActgtcttcttcttcttccttccagaACAACAGTCTGGAGCGTGCTGTGGATTGGATCTTTAGTCACATTGATGACCTCGATGCAGAAGCTGCTATGGATATCTCAGAGGGGCGCTCGGCAGCCGAGTCCATCTCTGAATCCGTCCCCGTGGGTCCCAAAGTGCGCGATGGGCCTGGAAGTGAGTTCCAAGCCATAGGaatgtggattttggggtgcaaACTCAGCATTACTTTGTCATTCCTGCTCCATGCAGTACTGCATGttttagcagcagcagctattCCAGAGCTGGTCTGGTTGTAGAGGtggaagcagggagggaggaagagggaaggaacGGCAAAGTAGTCTAGACCCTTCAGGCTGGATGAAGATTACCTGGAAGCCAATAAGAGAGGTTGGGGAAGTGCCATCAGGTGAAAGacaggaagggctgtgctgcttttatCCAGTGGTTCTGGGAGGCTTTTTTTGCCCTTTTGGTTTCCACcgaaaaaaagcagaatttgtccagtgctgctggatgctgTAGGGAGGTGAAATCCCTGCCTTACCCACCCAGCACCCATGGCCCAAATAAAAAGTTGGAAGAGAGAAGGTTAGATGGAAGTTAGCATCTCCCATTGCCCTGTATGCTTGGCCTTAAGACAACTCACAGTCACACTTGATGGGGATCCAGTTCTAAATTATTACCCAGCAGAGCTTCCTTTAGGGAGGGATCCTTCTCTAGAAAGGGCCTTGCACAGGGCGTTAGGGAATAAGAcatctttcctctttccctgaCAATCCTCTGTTCCCTCCTTCTTTCAAGAATATCAGCTGTTTGCCTTCATCAGCCACATGGGCACTTCAACTATGTGTGGCCATTATGTTTGTCACATCAAGAAAGATGGCAGGTAAGGATTTCCACAGTGTAAGGGAACTGAGGGACTGGTTTAAATCCCCATCCTGCCCCCTTGCTGGAGACGTGTTGGGAGGTTGGGGTTGAGAGCAGATGAGTGCCTGAGCTCCTCTTGTGCCCGTTGCAGGTGGGTGATCTACAACGACCAGAAAGTCTGTGCTTCTGAGAAGCCCCCCAAGGATCTGGGCTACATCTACTTCTACCAGCGGATTCCCAGCTAGAACATCCTCTTGCTGTGTGTGGTGGGGGGAGAGTGGGCTGAAGGTGTGGGGGGGAAAGGGGTGGGGGCAGTGAGGGTGGGAGCAGggtcctttccctgctcctttccccagTCCCTTCATGGCCTCTCTGTGGAGACACGGGGAGACAAGAGTTCACTGACTAATCGACTGGGGGCTGGAGCCCCCGTGGACATGAGTgaagggggtttgggggggttgggAATATCTGTTTCTATAGGAAATGTCCTCACTGTCCTCACCCCCTGTGACACACAGCCCTAGTGCTTCGCTGCTTGGTGGGATGATGCCACCTCCTTGCTGTCCggaaggagaggagggggcTTGTGTGTACGTGTGGCTTGCGGAAGGGGGGGTTCCTCCTGCCCGCCCTGTCGGGCGGGGGCGTGGGGCGGGCAGCAAGGCGGGCCACGAGCAGCGCTTCCCCTTGTGCGCCCTTGACATGCCAAAATCCACGAGGGACAAAATAAAAGTGGAAATACCCCCTGGCTCCTGTCTGACCCCGCCGGCTGCGGGAGAGCGCGGGCGGGGCAAGGGGCGGGGCTCTGCCGCGGGGCGGGGCTTGGGGCGGGGCGTCCGGGGGCGTGGTCTCGGTCGCCGCCGGGCTATAAAAGGGGCGCCGGTCGCCGctcgcgccgccgccgctgaCCTTCGCGTCTCCTCCGgtgccggccccgctcccgctcgTTCCCGCCATGGCGCCCAGGAAGTTCTTCGTGGGGGGCAACTGGAAGATGAACGGCGACAAGAAGAGCCTGGGCGAGCTCATCCACACGCTGAACAGCGCCAAGCTCTCCGCCGACACCGGTGAGGGCGCGGCCCGCACGTAGCGCACGTCCCACACGGCCCTGCGGAGCCGGGGaccgggcccgggcccgggcgGGGGAGCGGCAAATGTCAGAGGGCGGCGGGGGCCTAAATATAACCCCGCGGCAGCGGCGCTAAATATACCCGCGAAACCGGATCCGGGCTCCCGCAGGCCCGGCCGCCACGTGCGGCCGAcccccggggcggccccggccgaTCCCCGGAGACCCCGCCGGAGCGGGCGGCCCGCAGTCCCGGGGCTCCCGCGCCTCCTCTCGGCCCGGCCCCCACACCCTGGGAACGGGGCTCTCGGAGCACCGCGCCGCAACCGAGCTGCGCTGCCTCCGCCCCGCCGCCGTACCTGGTTATAACCCCAGGCGCAACCCGGTGCGGCTCTTCCCGGGTCGGCcaagcccaggctgcagggtgggatTCTCACCCGATCTTTTATCTGGGCACTTTCCAAGGGACCCCTGTGACCTGGCCGTCGGCCTGGTATCGTGTGTCCAGCCCACTGGAAAGGGCTTTCCTCCCTGCTGTTGAGTTATCGGATAGCAGGGATTGTCCTGTGGCAGAGGGCCCCCCAAATGTCAGTGAGGAGGGGCGGGCTGTGCCTTCCCAGGAGAGAGGGATGACCTCTTGGGGCTGGGATCTGTGGCTGGGTACagtttcttcccttctcctgtcaCAAGGGTAACAAGGTGCTTTGCCTTGCAGAGGTGGTTTGTGGAGCCCCCGCCATCTACCTAGACTTTGCCCGTCAGAAACTCGATGCAAAGATTGGAGTGGCAGCACAGAACTGTTACAAGGTACCAAAGGGAGCTTTCACAGGAGAGATCAGGTGAGCCCCGGAGAGTAAAGTCAGGGTGCCTCTGGGATGTGAATTTCCTCCAGTGAGTCATCTCctttctccccagcccagcaatGATCAAGGATATTGGAGCTGCATGGGTGATCCTAGGCCACTCAGAGCGAAGGCATGTTTTTGGAGAGTCTGATGAGGTGAGTGGCCTCATACAATGGAGACATGGTCCAGCTAAGATGGGTCTGCAAAGACTGGAAAAGTGAGCAATTGAAACAAACCTCCAACCTGTTTTATTGGCTGccttgtttcttttccattcctAGTTGATTGGGCAGAAGGTGGCTCATGCTCTGGCTGAGGGCCTTGGAGTCATTGCCTGTATTGGAGAGAAGCTGGATGAGAGAGAAGCTGGCATAACAGAGAAGGTGGTTTTTGAACAGACCAAGGCTATTGCTGgtaagaggaaaaagaaatggttggtttggggttttttagacattttccagctctgctcttcccagtATGGGTGTATTGTGCTCACCTCTaccttctccctcttccctaGATAATGTGAAGGACTGGAGTAAAGTGGTTCTTGCCTATGAACCAGTCTGGGCTATTGGAACTGGTAAAACTGCAACTCCCCAGCAGGtatgagcagggaggtggccgATTAAATGACCAACTGACCCTTCCCCCTCAGGAAACCTTCCTGAAGATTCTTACTGAGAATCTCCTGAAGATTCTTAGTGACTTAGAGAATATCTGTTCCCTTGTATTTGGAAGGGAACTGTGTGCAGAATGCCTCAGGCCTCAGTGTGACTCCTGCGTTGTATTGCAGGCTCAGGAAGTTCATGAGAAGCTGCGGGGGTGGCTGAAAAGCCACGTGTCTGATGCTGTTGCTCAGTCAACTAGGATTATCTATGGAGGTAAGTGAGTCTGGAGCGACTTTCCAGGGCAGGAAGTGCTTAGTTTCTCTACCTGTTGCTGCAGTTGTACATCATTCTCTCCCTGGCAAGGAAACTCTTGACTTTGAGAGCATAAAGAATCACCTTCTAGCTTGTTTGGGTAGCTTGCTTGGATAAATGGGAGACAGTCTTGCTGTCTGCAAGAGGTGGCTGGTACCTTGCCAGTCCTGCCTTTGCTCTGGCCCCATTTTCCTAGAGCTGGCACATCTGACCTTAAAACACTGCTCCCTCCTTAGGTTCTGTCACTGGCAGCAACTGTAAAGAGCTGGCCTCTCAGCATGATGTGGATGGCTTCCTTGTTGGTGGAGCTTCTCTCAAGCCAGAGTTCGTGGATATTATCAATGCCAAACACTGAAGCACCCCATGAGGAGCTGTCCCTTGTGGTTAAGAAATGGAAGCAAGAAGGGACCTTTTGTTGCACACATCTCAGTACGGAGGCCTCTCCAGGCTTTCCCCCTCCACAGTCCTTGTTGTAGATGTTCTGCTAACCACCCCCACCACGTCGGAGTCCTGTTAGCAGGAGCCTGTCTCGGCAGAGTCTTGACAGTCTCCTCTCTGAGCTGAATCCTCAGTTTCCCGTTGACCTGTTCAGAGCCCACAGCCCACCTGGCCAGtatctctccctttccctgcagccctgcagggagagggggccgctggtgctgcagggaggaaaaaggaacCACAGTCTCTTGCATCCTTGAGCTCCATCAGCAAGGAACCTGCCAGCTTAGACCCTTGTGAGATGTCTTAACTCACCTGTGTCCCGTACTgaacaataaatgaaaaatagaaaaagcaaaggtGTGTCCTGGATCTTATTTGGAAGCATCTCGGGGACAAGCAGCATAGAGAACTTACTGCTTTCGGAGGTGGCTGGTTGCAGAGAGGGTTCTGTGGGCTTTTCCCTGAGAGCCCACCGTTACCCCAGTAGGTGCTGCACGGGTTCAACCTGCGCTGTGCTTCTGTCACAGAACAGCTCTTCTTTGGGCCTgtggtgattctgtgatatctGTGCCTCTATTCCAGTAGCTGCTGGAGCACCTGGCTGTTCCACCAGCGAGCCAGTCTTCCCTGGCAGGCTCAGTAATGTGCTCATCCCTGCTCTTTGCCTGTAAGGACGGGTAATTGACTTTGCTCATTAAATGTAGAGTAGAGCAGCTCAGTCCGTGCAGGGAAGGATTTTATTTAGGCCCTGTGTTGGGGCAGTGCTTGCTGCCTGCTTTCAGCCATGTGCTGGTGGGTGAGGAAGCAAGATTTGATGGTTCTCccagctgctgattttttttttttttggtagtacAGAGgatgatgaaaaagaaatgcctCACAAGGAGGAGCTTATTTGTGAGGTGATGCATCCTTGGGAGCCTATGGGCGGTGTTCCAGCTGCTAGTGCTAGCATCACCTGAGGGATAAAGGGCCGGAGCTGAGgagcaaggaggaaaaagcctgctgctgtggggactCCTGCCCTACTACTGCTGGGGGAGCTTCCTGCCGCCCAGCTGGATGGGAGGGGTCTCCTTCCTAGGATATCAGGTGGTATGAGAAGGAAGAGCCTGACAGCAGCAAGGaggtggcagctcccagctctgtgtgtgtgtggagtgATGTAGAAAGGATGAAGATAATtcaaaggcaaaaggaaaaaaaagtctgaaaactgttttctacAACCAGAGCATGTGTTTCTAAGAGGCTGCTGGGCCATGGCTGTAGTTTGGGGCTGTTGGGTCACACAgaccagagcagcagtgatgcAGCAGGGGCACACAGTGGTCCCGAGGCTGCAGGGACTGGGTACAATCTCTCGGGGCTGGGCCACcggctgcagctctcctgtcagctcctgctcctgcccagccctgcccacagTGCAAGAGCCCAGGAGAGTGACCTACATAGAAGAAAACAGATGGGAGCTGGGCATTGatcttgctgctttgagagaaTGCAGGGGCATGAAAACATTCATTTAATGAGGAATAAACtaatggaaaataattcctATATCAGCAGGAGTGCCAGatcttgtttctcttctttttgtctGCTTCCTGGCAGGACTGCAGCTTTCTGGAGTGGAAATACTGCCAGATCCTCACAGCAAATTGTAGTGGTTGGATGTTAAACAGGTTGCTGTTGGAGAAAAATGCACTGTGCCAGATGTGACAGCCTGAGAGAGGCTGCAATGGCTCCGCATCCTCGGCCCCAAACAATAGCCAGGCTGAGCCTGTATTCCCAGTAGGCACCACACACACatgttggactcaatgatccttgtgggcaTCCCTTtaaactcagaatattctgtgactTTGAATATATTGCACTTAAATATAGCCATGGCTGGCCACACAGAGCACTCCCAGACAGCACGGGCAGCCTCATCCCacactctgctccagctgagcaggaTGGAGGTGCACTACTGAGTCTGTGTCTCTGTATTTACAGAAGCATTTACACACGTGCACAGTGcatctcctgccagcagctgggctcaggcagTGCCCAGTGGCTGCCCCTCAATCCCAACCTCTCCAGccccccagcagccagctccctgTGGTGCTCTGACCACGAGTTCCTCACGCAGGGCAAAGTGCAAAAGGAGTTTAACGAGAAGACCAGACGGGCTGCACTGATCAGGTGCAGGACATGGACAAATCATCACAAACCATTGACACATGACTGGCCCTTTTTATTCCTGTATGCTATATTTGTTTCTCTATGTGACCTAGATCACCCCTGGTCCCTGCCCTAATCACGCCCTAATGCGTCCTGTGCAGTCCCCAAGTGCTCTTCCCCTGCATCCTGTCCTGTGTCCCACACCCCTGAGGACAGCTGCATCCCTAATCCTAAAGGTGCTCTGGGGCTGAGgctcctgggatggggctgggcagggtgttCCTTTCTTTGAGTCCTTAATTTGGGTTCCCAGCTGCCACTGTGCTCCTGTACCCCTCAAAATGGGCCTTTATTGGGCTGATGCCTGGCGATGCCAAgcagcctgggggtgctgcttGGGTTCCCCCTCCTCCCATTGTCACGCTGTGCTCCTCTGTGGGTGTGCAGGCCAGCTGTTAGCACATACCCTCCCTGATTATCAGTATAATTAGGTTTGGGATATATATAATCTAAATAAGATTTCTCTAGTTTAAAGATTTGTGTTTCCTTCTGTAATTAGGGAATGTTTAGGGCAGGAAGcaaaagcaggagaggaagTGTTCATATGTAGATTATttctttactctgagggtggtgaggcactggaacaggctgcccagaggagttgtggctgccccatccttggaggtgttcaaggccagattggatggagCCCGCggcaacttggtctagtgggTGGTGTCCCTGcgcatggcagggggattgaGACGAGCTGATTtttgaggttccttccaatccaaaccaatCTGTGGTTGTGTGATGATGAGTGGGGAGTGAATTCAGATTCACAGATGTGTAGCACAGGAGAAGGGGTTGGCACCGGGGAGCCtagcaggacagggcaggggcagcttgCTGTGCAGCCCCAAGCACAGGGGTGCTTTGCAGGAAGGGCGATGGCTGATGGTTGTACGAGCAGCTCTGCTTGGACCAGCTTAGCTAGCACTAATGTTATCCAGGCACTGCAGAGGAGCAAAGTGCACTGAagggaaagggagcagagccTTGGACTTTGTATTAACTGCAAACCACTGCTGACCATCAGCTCTGAGTAGCATTCCTGGCTGGTAAACACCCAGTGCTGTTGGCATCGGCTGGGCACGGGAAACCTcaacccttcccagctccacagcctggaggacagggctggagcagcacgCCCCAAAAACCCCTTCCTGGCATCCGCGTGCTCATATTCGGGGAGGCTTCATGCAGAGCCCGAGGCTAATTCTGCTCAACGGGTTAATTAAACATTTACTAGAGGGTAAATTAAGAGTTAATTAGGCATTCACCGCCCGAGTGcccaccaccctgggcagccctgcccgACTTTGAACCCGCCCCGTTTCGAGCTGGGCGCGCACAGAGTTCCCTTCCCACCGAAAAAATCCTTCAGTTCTCTGGATACGCTAACAGCTGCAGATGTCACCCAGACGGGAAGGTGGAGTGGGATCGCAAAGCGCCCGTGCTGAGGGCGGGACACGCTCCGAGCTCTCCGAGCCCCGGGGACGCGGTGCCGGCGACAGCGGCGGGCCCGCCCCCGTTCCCATGGCAGCGGCCGGGCCTCGGCGAGCGGGAGGCGGCCAGCGCGGCCTGCCCCGGCAGGATGGAGGACGAGGAGCCGGAGGgggggcaggagaaggaggaggatgaggatgaggaaaaggagaaggaagaagaggtgAGGGGGAGGCCCTCAGCACcgcctggctgtggctgggccAGCGCTGGCGTTGtgctctctccttctctcccaggAGTCGGCTCCCTGTCCCCTGACGGAGGAACACCTCAAGGAGGGCCTCTCTCTCCTCTGTAAGACCGGCAACGGGCTGGCCCACGCCTATGTGAAGTTTGAAGCCAAGGACAAGTGAGTGTGCAAGGCCTGACCCGGCAGAAGCCCCTTACCCCGTGGCCATGGAGCCGCTCTGCTGCAAGCTGGTGACCGGCCGTGCGGGGAGGGAGCGTATCCaggccctgctctccagccacctGGATTCCAGTCCctgcctcagcacagcctgtccATCCTCAGTGTCCATCTTcagccctggcctgggcactgcccccAGCACGGCCAGACACACCTCTGGGAACATCAGTGTCCCCCAAGGCTGAGCGCAGCCTGCCCATTGCTCTGGACTGTGCTCTCCTAGGAGGGCCTGAACAGAGTGACCTC encodes:
- the TPI1 gene encoding triosephosphate isomerase; the protein is MAPRKFFVGGNWKMNGDKKSLGELIHTLNSAKLSADTEVVCGAPAIYLDFARQKLDAKIGVAAQNCYKVPKGAFTGEISPAMIKDIGAAWVILGHSERRHVFGESDELIGQKVAHALAEGLGVIACIGEKLDEREAGITEKVVFEQTKAIADNVKDWSKVVLAYEPVWAIGTGKTATPQQAQEVHEKLRGWLKSHVSDAVAQSTRIIYGGSVTGSNCKELASQHDVDGFLVGGASLKPEFVDIINAKH